In the genome of Vicia villosa cultivar HV-30 ecotype Madison, WI linkage group LG7, Vvil1.0, whole genome shotgun sequence, one region contains:
- the LOC131620217 gene encoding secreted RxLR effector protein 161-like yields the protein MEHCNASITPDEARLQLSKSEDEQDVDITQYKRLIGSLRYLCNTRPDLAFSVGIASRFMEKPKVSHLAAIKRILRYIKGTLGCGILSPATDNGGKCKLLGYTDSSWCGDKDDKKSTAGCVFMFGGAPISWCSKKEPVVAVSSCEAEYIAVSLCVCQAVWLRNLLKELGSSFDSVVTLLVDNISAINLVKNPIALGRSKHIEMCFYYLRDMVSASYLRLGYCRSEEQVADLLTKAVSNFQEAIEEIGHEEC from the coding sequence ATGGAGCATTGTAATGCGTCCATAACACCAGATGAAGCAAGGTTACAATTATCCAAGAGTGAAGATGAACAAGATGTGGATATAACACAATATAAAAGGTTAATTGGATCATTGAGGTACTTGTGTAATACGCGGCCTGATTTGGCGTTTAGTGTTGGTATTGCTAGTAGGTTCATGGAGAAGCCTAAAGTATCACACTTGGCTGCAATTAAGAGGATCCTTCGATACATTAAAGGAACTCTTGGTTGTGGAATTCTCTCTCCCGCAACGGATAATGGTGGTAAATGCAAATTACTTGGTTATACCGATTCTAGTTGGTGCGGAGATAAAGATGATAAAAAGTCTACGGCGGGATGTGTCTTTATGTTCGGCGGAGCACCAATCTCTTGGTGTTCTAAAAAGGAACCGGTAGTTGCAGTCTCGTCTTGTGAGGCTGAGTATATCGCTGTGTCATTGTGTGTGTGCCAAGCAGTGTGGCTTAGAAACCTACTGAAGGAGCTGGGCAGCAGCTTTGATAGTGTTGTTACATTGTTGGTTGATAATATTTCAGCTATAAATCTTGTTAAAAATCCCATTGCACTtgggagaagcaagcatattgagatgtGTTTTTACTACTTAAGGGATATGGTAAGTGCAAGCTATCTGAGGTTAGGATACTGCAGAAGTGAAGAACAAGTTGCGGACTTGTTGACGAAAGCGGTATCGAATTTTCAAGAAGCTATTGAGGAGATTGGGCATGAAGAATGTTAA
- the LOC131618571 gene encoding small ribosomal subunit protein uS10y, which produces MAYAAPKPTKPGLEESQEQIHKIRITLSSKHVQNLEKVCSDLVRGAKDKRLRVKGPVRMPTKVLHITTRKSPCGEGTNTWDRFELRVHKRVIDLYSSPDVVKQITSITIEPGVEVEVTIADA; this is translated from the exons ATGGCTTACGCTGCACCAAAACCCACTAAGCCCGGTTTGGAAGAATCCCAAGAGCAGATCCATAAGATTAGGATCACTCTCTCTTCCAAACACGTCCAGAATCTCGAAAAgg TTTGCAGTGACTTGGTTCGTGGTGCTAAGGACAAGCGCCTTAGGGTGAAGGGACCAGTGAGGATGCCAACAAAGGTCCTTCACATTACCACCAGGAAGTCACCCTGTGGAGAAG GTACAAACACATGGGACAGGTTTGAGTTGCGTGTGCACAAGAGAGTCATTGACCTCTACAGTTCACCTGATGTGGTCAAGCAGATTACCTCAATCACCATTGAACCTGGTGTCGAAGTTGAGGTTACCATTGCCGATGCTTGA
- the LOC131616828 gene encoding chloride conductance regulatory protein ICln-like, giving the protein MALGLRSITGEPAIDRENGEEVMRVQPGVDIALANLPRESPGTLYITTKQVIWVSDVDKSKGYAVDFLSISLHAVSRDPEAYSVPCLYTQIETEADEDLNSDNSDSEESTHVHDLSVVREMRLIPSDPTQLDSLFQVFCECAELNPDPNNEEQEEEHHDWIFSADQMEDAGAEDEDYLSHNPTNTLGHSNGHQDLAHNILDLQINDERFEDAEETEHDGDESHHH; this is encoded by the exons ATGGCGTTAGGGTTACGATCGATAACCGGAGAACCAGCAATCGACAGAGAGAACGGTGAAGAAGTGATGCGCGTCCAACCCGGCGTCGACATAGCTCTCGCCAATCTTCCTCGCGAATCACCAGGCACTCTTTACATTACAACCAA GCAAGTGATATGGGTTAGTGATGTTGATAAATCTAAAGGATATGCTGTTGATTTCTTGTCGATTTCTCTTCATGCCGTTTCTAGAGATCCCGAGGCTTACTCTGTTCCTTGTCTCTATACTCAG ATTGAAACAGAGGCTGACGAGGATCTCAATTCCGACAACTCCGATTCAGAAGAATCCACTCATGTTCATGATTTATCCGTTGTTAGAGAGATGAGGCTCATTCCATCTGATCCAACTCAGT TGGATTCTCTGTTTCAAGTATTCTGCGAGTGTGCTGAGCTTAATCCAGATCCAAATAATG AGGAGCAAGAAGAAGAACATCATGATTGGATTTTCAGTGCTGATCAGATGGAAGATGCAGGAGCAG AGGATGAAGATTATTTATCTCATAATCCAACCAATACTCTTGGTCATTCAAATGGACATCAGGACCTTGCTCATAACATACTTGAT CTTCAAATCAATGATGAGCGATTTGAGGATGCTGAAGAGACTGAGCATGACGGAGATGAAAGCCATCATCATTGA